From Theileria annulata chromosome 1, complete sequence, *** SEQUENCING IN PROGRESS ***, one genomic window encodes:
- a CDS encoding uncharacterized protein (One or two additional N-terminal exons possible): protein MILFSYFSNFVCASGRNYSFPRVFFSGLSNKTCGIKNPYYRKKGLWEWRKKLIYRLNKNRYRRKFITPKNYDSEELPIKSKDSGNVWEFKVQDLPISLKRLKLYSKLLTNLHLQDALDWLNAFPNIKTNRILNSLSESQKKIYEEFGGDPSRLYIDNIIINYGRPIKQIKHHALGNFGIMCTWRNSLVYKIREMPMNEYYQKIFILGKVPKSMSSELRNAVYDKRVDSKIVTKWFPYLTSHSRFLFRKVPP, encoded by the exons ATGATTCTTTTTTCTTACTTTTCAAATTTCGTTTGTGCATCAGGAAGGAACTACAGCTTCCCTCGCGTATTTTTTTCTG GACTATCTAACAAGACCTGTGGAATCAAAAACCCTTATTATAGAAAAAAAGGACTCTGGGA GTGGAGAAAAAAGTTAATTTACCGTTTAAATAAAAACCGTTACCGAAGGAAGTTCATAACCCCAAAAAACTACGATAGTGAAGAACTTCCa ATAAAGTCGAAGGATTCTGGTAATGTGTGGGAGTTTAAAGTCCAGGATTTGCCAATAAGCCTCAAAAGACTTAAGTTATACTCTAAACTG CTTACAAACTTACACCTTCAAGACGCCCTTGACTGGCTAAACGCATTTCCTAACATTAAAACCAACCGCATTCTCAACTCA CTGAGTGAATCGCAAAAGAAGATATATGAAGAGTTTGGAGGTGATCCAAGCAGATTATACATCGACAACATCATCATAAATTATGGACGTccaattaaacaaattaaacatCACGCTCTTG GTAATTTTGGTATAATGTGTACCTGGAGAAATAGCTTGGTATACAAGATACGTGAAATGCCAATGAACGAATACTACCAGAAGATTTTTATACTTGGAAAG gTACCTAAAAGCATGAGTTCTGAGTTGAGGAATGCAGTATACGACAAGAGAGTTGACTCCAAAATTGTCACCAAGTGGTTCCCATATCTCACTTCTCACTCGAGATTTTTGTTCAGAAAGGTACCTCCATAA
- a CDS encoding uncharacterized protein (Weak SMART hit to KOW (Kyprides, Ouzounis, Woese) motif), with translation MPRAEVGTHKWLANKMKSKGLQKLKWYCQMCEKQCRDENGFKCHRLSEGHQRMMQVFCQNSGRFMDGFSRTFENEFMKLMRTRYCKTKILANSVYQELISDKQHVHMNATIWVTLSEFVLYLGRSGKCKVEHTPKGWYIEYIDQEKLKREEDERAKMKREITLEQMHQRLIQKLVDEARESGAFDREEEYTPLMKDPDQKIIINTNVTTTNTEEPNKGVNVFKQFYRKNKSSNEKQEPITSKTEGSKRKSELESIMESNKRFKESHYDKALNKNGTTQETWLCNDILVKIILKTHEMYKQKFKVVKVSNNTATLDTGNGTLQIQDKYLETVLPSVNGRVKVLSGRNRGLVGTLISADPDNLKVKVSVQGNLMELTYDDISQYLPLQIIVVFVYPLPKCFKLADLVKVSKVLI, from the exons atGCCCAGAGCTGAAGTTGGAACCCATAAATGGCTTGCAAACAAGATGAAGTCCAAAGGACTTCAAAAACTGAAGTGGTACTGCCAAATGTGCGAAAAGCAGTGTAGAGATGAGAATGGATTCAag TGTCACCGCCTTTCTGAGGGCCATCAGAGGATGATGCAAGTTTTTTGTCAAAACTCAGGCCGTTTTATGGATGGATTCTCCCGGACCTTTGAAAATGAATTCATGAAACTAATGAGAACAAG ATATTGTAAGACAAAGATATTGGCCAATAGCGTATACCAGGAACTAATTAGTGATAAACAACATGTACACATGAATGCTACTATTTGGGTAACACTCTCCGAGTTTGTTCTATACCTAGGAAGGAGTGGGAAGTGTAAAGTTGAGCACACCCCCAAGGGGTGGTACATAGAGTATATAGATCAGGAAAAACTTAAAAGAGAAGAAGATGAACGTGCGAAGATGAAGCGAGAGATAACGCTTGAGCAAATGCACCAGAGACTTATCCAGAAACTGGTTGATGAAGCCAGAGAAAGTGGTGCCTTTGACCGTGAGGAAGAATACACACCCTTAATGAAAGACCCTGATCAAAAGATTATAATAAACACAAACGTAACTACCACAAACACTGAAGAACCAAACAAAGGAGTCAATGTTTTCAAGCAATTTTATCGCAAAA ATAAGTCTTCAAATGAGAAACAAGAACCTATAACTTCTAAAACCGAAGGTTCTAAGAGAAAATCGGAACTGGAATCAATAATGGAGTCTAATAAAAGATTTAAAGAGTCTCACTATGACAAAGCGTTAAATAAGAATGGAACTACCCAAGAAACTTGGTTATGCAATGACATATTAGTCAAGATTATTCTCAAAACTCATGAAATGTATAAACAAAAGTTCAAAGTCGTCAAAGTTTCAAA tAATACTGCAACTTTGGATACTGGGAATGGTACTCTTCAAATCCAGGACAAGTATTTAGAAACAGTATTGCCG AGTGTGAATGGAAGAGTAAAGGTGTTGAGTGGAAGGAATCGAGGTCTTGTTGGGACTCTGATATCAGCTGACCCAGACAATTTAAAGGTAAAAGTGTCAGTTCAAG GGAATTTGATGGAACTAACTTACGATGATATTAGTcaatat TTACCCCTCCAGATTATCGTTGTATTCGTTTATCCACTCCCTAAGTGTT ttaaACTGGCCGATCTTGTTAAAGTATCTAAGGTcctaatataa